A genomic stretch from Edaphobacter aggregans includes:
- a CDS encoding ATP-binding protein — MAEICPICEGAGLRVVQRDGRQFAQECECRVGQRAARRLGRAQIPRRYEHCSLESYETNFPSSHRSQGAALMRARKFVESYPLETAGTGLLLTGSIGVGKTHLAVGILQALVQDRGATGLFYDYRDLLKQVQHSYNKQVAATELEILAPVFDAEVLVLDELGASKPTDWVWDTVAHILNTRYNDRRTTIITTNYANAGPLGTESGPRGVMREETLGDRIGERMRSRLQEMCVVVEMQGEDFRQKVKRASFA; from the coding sequence ATGGCTGAGATTTGTCCAATTTGCGAGGGTGCCGGGCTGAGGGTCGTGCAGCGGGACGGCAGGCAGTTTGCTCAGGAGTGCGAGTGCAGAGTCGGGCAGCGGGCAGCGCGGAGGCTTGGGCGGGCGCAGATTCCGCGGCGGTATGAGCATTGTTCTCTGGAGAGCTATGAGACGAACTTTCCTTCGTCGCACCGGTCGCAGGGAGCGGCATTGATGCGGGCGCGGAAGTTTGTAGAGAGCTATCCGCTGGAGACGGCGGGGACGGGACTGTTGCTGACCGGGTCGATCGGGGTGGGCAAGACTCATCTGGCGGTTGGGATTCTGCAGGCGTTGGTGCAGGATCGTGGGGCGACGGGGCTGTTCTATGACTATCGCGATCTGTTGAAACAGGTACAGCATAGCTATAACAAGCAGGTTGCGGCGACGGAGCTTGAGATTCTGGCACCGGTGTTTGACGCAGAGGTGCTGGTGCTCGATGAACTGGGCGCGTCGAAGCCGACCGATTGGGTGTGGGATACGGTCGCGCACATTTTGAACACGCGCTACAACGACCGGCGCACGACGATCATCACGACGAATTATGCGAACGCAGGGCCGCTGGGTACGGAATCCGGTCCGAGAGGCGTCATGCGGGAAGAGACTCTGGGCGACCGCATCGGCGAACGAATGCGGTCACGGCTCCAGGAGATGTGCGTTGTGGTGGAGATGCAGGGTGAAGACTTCCGGCAGAAGGTGAAGCGCGCAAGTTTTGCTTGA